The following proteins come from a genomic window of Nicotiana tomentosiformis chromosome 12, ASM39032v3, whole genome shotgun sequence:
- the LOC138902690 gene encoding uncharacterized protein, whose amino-acid sequence MKEKSLVQARRIEEFEARLASELAKAESDAEKAKSYADALVAVYWEDAEAAQVQASEATETANTRAHWVAELAKCRSRRETLEEIQARGFDLTEEIKRAKELEANAEALASNDDDDDDDDNDGSKSGSESGEEPDGDETAPGDNQ is encoded by the coding sequence atgaaggagaagagcttggTTCAAGCGAGAAGAATAGAGGAattcgaggctcggttggcctccgaacttgctaaggccgaatctgatgccgaGAAAGCAAAATCCTATGCGGATGCATTAGTGGCCGTCTATTGGGaggatgctgaagctgctcaggtgcAAGCAAGTGAGGCAACCGAGACTGCCAACAcccgagcacattgggttgctgaacttgctaagtgccgatctcggagggagacccttgagGAGATCCAAGCTCGGGGTTTCGATctcactgaagagataaaaagggctaaagagctcgaggccaatgctgaagccttggcttccaatgatgacgatgatgatgatgatgacaatgatgggagcaagagcgggtccgagagcggggaggagcccgatggagatgAGACCGCCCCCGGAGATAACCAataa